One window from the genome of Nicotiana sylvestris chromosome 9, ASM39365v2, whole genome shotgun sequence encodes:
- the LOC138877596 gene encoding xanthotoxin 5-hydroxylase CYP82C4-like: MHFLSLFSALLISWFLALFVAHTYKSRNRASTAKNSSIGAPKAPGAWPFIGHLHLLSDPVPACRTLGLMADKYGPIFQLQLGTHPALVVSSWEMVKDCFTTNDKIFASRPKMTLSKYFYNDAVFALAPYGPYWREIRKMVTLELFTNSRLEKLKHVRASEVDCCIKELYSFCNNNNNFPTQVNLSSWFEHITCNIIIRMLAGKRFSSSVNEQSGTKEMQFKESIKKALFLGGTFVVSDNTSRKEKIVRIVILEMITNLILLM, encoded by the exons ATTGATTTCTTGGTTCTTAGCCCTTTTTGTTGCTCACACATACAAAAGTAGAAACAGAGCTAGTACTGCAAAGAATAGTAGTATTGGGGCTCCTAAAGCTCCAGGTGCATGGCCATTCATTGGTCACCTCCATCTTCTTAGTGACCCGGTCCCAGCTTGTCGAACCCTCGGACTCATGGCTGATAAATATGGACCAATTTTTCAACTTCAGCTAGGAACCCATCCGGCTCTTGTTGTAAGCAGTTGGGAAATGGTTAAAGATTGCTTCACTACAAATGACAAAATATTTGCAAGTCGACCAAAAATGACACTAAGCAAGTACTTTTACAATGATGCTGTTTTTGCTTTGGCCCCTTATGGACCATATTGGCGTGAAATTCGCAAAATGGTGACTCTTGAACTCTTCACCAATAGCCGTCTTGAGAAACTGAAGCATGTCCGTGCATCAGAAGTTGATTGTTGTATTAAAGAATTGTACTCGTtctgtaataataataataatttcccAACACAAGTGAACTTAAGTAGCTGGTTTGAGCACATAACGTGCAACATAATTATTAGAATGCTTGCTGGGAAGCGATTTTCGAGCAGTGTTAATGAACAGAGTGGAACAAAGGAAATGCAATTCAAAGAATCAATAAAGAAAGCGTTGTTTCTTGGTGGAACTTTCGTTGTTTCGGAT AACACATCCAGAAAAGAAAAGATTGTGAGAATAGTAATACTGGAGATGATCACCAATCTGATTTTATTGATGTGA